In a single window of the Aquarana catesbeiana isolate 2022-GZ linkage group LG13, ASM4218655v1, whole genome shotgun sequence genome:
- the BNIPL gene encoding bcl-2/adenovirus E1B 19 kDa-interacting protein 2-like protein isoform X1, with product MSAIAHSFSLYTAGPPSLQVPANYKDLGCQNTAPSRGGRQSIDDMELKEEWQDEEFPRPLPEETTPEEDLDSNEEDLSAAPPSTLDLCGNRHVKRRLSAPDISFNLENSQDSAASSEIRNQTTDEDLDFDVDDLETPTSSEMLEFPTMSHEFEWDDDLPKVNGTPEASFVETLVSDMEDQSGRRWRIFLMGEHKVDLTAIEPYRKVVSHGGYYGDSLNAMVVFATCYLPESSIPNYQYIMDNLFRYIIGTLDLLVADDYMLIYLSGCTSRSKIPSIGWLKRCYQATGRRLKKNLKSVLIVHPTWYVRALLAIVRPFISAKFIKKVTFVKNLTELSQLVSLDPLHIPDCIEQLDLELKR from the exons CTATAAGGACTTGGGGTGTCAGAACACAGCGCCCTCCCGTGGTGGCCGGCAGAGTATCGATGACATGGAGCTGAAAGAGGAGTGGCAGGACGAGGAGTTTCCCAG ACCCCTTCCCGAGGAGACAACCCCAGAGGAAGACTTGGATTcaaatgaagaggacctgtcag CCGCTCCCCCCAGCACCCTGGACCTGTGCGGGAACCGTCATGTTAAGAGACGCTTGTCGGCCCCGGATATCAGTTTCAACCTGGAGAACAGTCAGGACTCGGCCGCCTCCAGCGAAATACGCAACCAGACCACCGACGAGGATCTCGACTTTGACGTTGACGATCTGGAGACGCCAACCAGCAGTGAGATGCTCGAATTTCCCACTATGAGCCATGAGTTTGAGTGGGACG ACGACCTGCCAAAGGTGAACGGAACCCCGGAGGCGTCCTTTGTGGAGACCCTGGTGAGCGACATGGAGGACCAGAGCGGGCGGAGGTGGAGGATATTCCTGATGGGGGAGCATAAGGTGGACTTGACAGCCATAGAACCTTACAGGAAGGTCGTCTCCCATGGAG gCTATTACGGTGACAGTTTAAACGCAATGGTGGTTTTTGCCACATGTTACTTACCAGAAAGCAGTATTCCAAATTACCAGTACATCATGGATAATCTGTTCAG GTATATCATCGGGACGCTGGATTTGTTGGTCGCTGATGATTACATGCTCATCTACCTGAGCGGGTGTACTTCGCGAAGCAAAATCCCATCAATTGGTTGGCTTAAACGTTGCTATCAGGCCACCGGGAGGCG gtTAAAGAAAAATCTGAAGTCGGTTTTGATCGTTCACCCCACGTGGTACGTGAGAGCCCTGCTGGCCATCGTACGGCCCTTTATCAG TGCCAAGTTCATTAAGAAGGTGACTTTTGTTAAAAATTTGACAGAACTCTCACAACTGGTGTCACTGGATCCCCTCCATATACCGGATTGTATAGAACA GTTGGACCTTGAGCTGAAGCGGTAA
- the BNIPL gene encoding bcl-2/adenovirus E1B 19 kDa-interacting protein 2-like protein isoform X2 yields the protein MSAMEACLDGGEGGSPHQSYKDLGCQNTAPSRGGRQSIDDMELKEEWQDEEFPRPLPEETTPEEDLDSNEEDLSAAPPSTLDLCGNRHVKRRLSAPDISFNLENSQDSAASSEIRNQTTDEDLDFDVDDLETPTSSEMLEFPTMSHEFEWDDDLPKVNGTPEASFVETLVSDMEDQSGRRWRIFLMGEHKVDLTAIEPYRKVVSHGGYYGDSLNAMVVFATCYLPESSIPNYQYIMDNLFRYIIGTLDLLVADDYMLIYLSGCTSRSKIPSIGWLKRCYQATGRRLKKNLKSVLIVHPTWYVRALLAIVRPFISAKFIKKVTFVKNLTELSQLVSLDPLHIPDCIEQLDLELKR from the exons CTATAAGGACTTGGGGTGTCAGAACACAGCGCCCTCCCGTGGTGGCCGGCAGAGTATCGATGACATGGAGCTGAAAGAGGAGTGGCAGGACGAGGAGTTTCCCAG ACCCCTTCCCGAGGAGACAACCCCAGAGGAAGACTTGGATTcaaatgaagaggacctgtcag CCGCTCCCCCCAGCACCCTGGACCTGTGCGGGAACCGTCATGTTAAGAGACGCTTGTCGGCCCCGGATATCAGTTTCAACCTGGAGAACAGTCAGGACTCGGCCGCCTCCAGCGAAATACGCAACCAGACCACCGACGAGGATCTCGACTTTGACGTTGACGATCTGGAGACGCCAACCAGCAGTGAGATGCTCGAATTTCCCACTATGAGCCATGAGTTTGAGTGGGACG ACGACCTGCCAAAGGTGAACGGAACCCCGGAGGCGTCCTTTGTGGAGACCCTGGTGAGCGACATGGAGGACCAGAGCGGGCGGAGGTGGAGGATATTCCTGATGGGGGAGCATAAGGTGGACTTGACAGCCATAGAACCTTACAGGAAGGTCGTCTCCCATGGAG gCTATTACGGTGACAGTTTAAACGCAATGGTGGTTTTTGCCACATGTTACTTACCAGAAAGCAGTATTCCAAATTACCAGTACATCATGGATAATCTGTTCAG GTATATCATCGGGACGCTGGATTTGTTGGTCGCTGATGATTACATGCTCATCTACCTGAGCGGGTGTACTTCGCGAAGCAAAATCCCATCAATTGGTTGGCTTAAACGTTGCTATCAGGCCACCGGGAGGCG gtTAAAGAAAAATCTGAAGTCGGTTTTGATCGTTCACCCCACGTGGTACGTGAGAGCCCTGCTGGCCATCGTACGGCCCTTTATCAG TGCCAAGTTCATTAAGAAGGTGACTTTTGTTAAAAATTTGACAGAACTCTCACAACTGGTGTCACTGGATCCCCTCCATATACCGGATTGTATAGAACA GTTGGACCTTGAGCTGAAGCGGTAA